In a genomic window of Deltaproteobacteria bacterium:
- a CDS encoding amidophosphoribosyltransferase: MSRTMHVPENNARVPLPERPREECGIFAVYGHPEAARLTYFGLYALQHRGQESAGIVASDGSHVAEYKAMGLVPEIFTQEILDRLKGHMALGHVRYSTTGSSLLVNAQPFRVQHAGKTLAIAHNGNLVNARSLRTKMESQGSIFQTSMDSEVVLHLVARGMKKGLEQAMVGTMEQVKGAYSLILMSEDALVAVRDPNGFRPLCLGKINDKGFVVTSETCALDLVEAVYVRDVEPGEVIVINEEGLRSIRPRNQARRAQCIFELIYFARPDSNVYGENVYLFRKKQGELLAKEYPIDADLVMPFPDSGNYAAIGYAQASGIPLEMGMIRNHYVGRTFIQPSQSMRDFGVKVKLNPVKELLRGRRVIIIEDSIIRGTTARTRMRTLKGIGAREVHMLVSCPPHRFPCHYGIDFSSKGELIAAQKSVEEIRDYIGLDSLGYLSLENLVRATRIPRDDLCLACFDGNYPVSIDETFSKTWLECK; this comes from the coding sequence ATGAGTCGAACCATGCATGTGCCCGAAAACAATGCACGGGTCCCCTTGCCGGAACGGCCCAGGGAGGAATGCGGTATTTTCGCGGTTTACGGACACCCGGAGGCCGCGCGGTTGACCTATTTCGGGCTCTATGCCTTACAGCACAGAGGCCAGGAGAGTGCCGGAATCGTGGCATCGGACGGAAGTCACGTGGCCGAGTACAAGGCCATGGGCCTGGTACCTGAGATCTTCACCCAGGAGATCCTGGATCGACTGAAGGGCCACATGGCCTTGGGCCATGTGAGGTATTCCACGACGGGTTCTTCACTTCTCGTCAACGCACAGCCCTTCAGGGTCCAACATGCGGGGAAGACCCTGGCCATAGCACATAACGGCAACCTGGTGAACGCCCGAAGCCTCAGGACGAAAATGGAGAGCCAGGGCTCCATCTTCCAGACGAGCATGGACAGCGAGGTCGTTCTGCACCTGGTGGCCCGGGGAATGAAGAAGGGACTGGAGCAGGCCATGGTCGGGACCATGGAGCAGGTAAAAGGAGCCTATTCCCTGATCCTCATGAGCGAGGACGCCCTGGTGGCGGTCAGGGACCCGAATGGATTCCGCCCCTTGTGCCTTGGAAAGATCAACGACAAGGGTTTTGTCGTCACCTCCGAGACCTGCGCCCTTGATCTCGTAGAGGCCGTCTATGTCCGGGATGTGGAGCCCGGCGAAGTCATCGTAATCAACGAGGAAGGATTGCGAAGCATCCGACCCCGGAACCAGGCCCGCAGGGCCCAGTGCATCTTCGAACTCATCTATTTTGCCAGGCCTGACAGCAACGTGTACGGCGAAAACGTCTACCTCTTTCGGAAAAAGCAGGGGGAACTCCTGGCCAAGGAATACCCGATTGACGCGGACCTGGTGATGCCGTTCCCCGATTCCGGCAATTATGCCGCTATCGGATACGCTCAGGCCTCAGGAATTCCGCTGGAAATGGGGATGATCCGTAACCACTATGTGGGAAGGACCTTTATCCAGCCCTCCCAGAGCATGCGGGACTTTGGGGTGAAGGTCAAATTGAACCCGGTAAAGGAACTCCTCAGGGGCCGCCGGGTGATCATCATCGAAGATTCCATCATCCGGGGCACGACGGCCAGGACCCGTATGCGGACACTGAAAGGCATCGGAGCTCGGGAAGTCCACATGCTTGTAAGCTGCCCTCCCCACCGTTTTCCCTGCCATTACGGGATCGATTTTTCCAGCAAAGGGGAATTGATCGCGGCACAGAAATCGGTGGAAGAGATCCGGGACTACATTGGATTGGACAGCCTTGGTTACCTGAGCCTTGAAAATCTCGTCCGGGCCACCCGCATTCCCAGGGATGACCTTTGTCTGGCCTGTTTCGACGGAAACTACCCCGTGTCCATAGACGAGACCTTTTCCAAGACCTGGCTGGAATGTAAATGA
- a CDS encoding acyl-CoA dehydrogenase family protein, translating to MDFSLSKEQRDIVRAAKKFARAEFPDRALEFDREETFDLDLWRKACELGFVGVFIGEAYGGAGLGFFEHSLISEEFWAVDPGIGQAILSTTFGSELLLLYGTEEQKQSILPRLVSGKAVMGTAITEPNAGSDVAGAMTSAAKDGQEWVINGSKMFTTNGTIADFILLFCRTDPDNPSRHGRHSFILVPTDTAGFKAKKIRGKMGIRASDTAELSLTDVRVPLDNLVGKEGEGFRQLMAFFNRTRPHVSAQAVGLARAALEEALRHTKERRQFGRPLASFQVTQFKLAEMATWIRAARNLYYEAAWSVDQGKVDHALIAMAKWFSAETAVRCVDEALQLHGGYGYIDEYRINRLYRAAKILEIYEGTKEMEKTIISRSLIGSI from the coding sequence ATGGACTTTTCACTCAGCAAGGAACAACGGGATATCGTCAGGGCTGCGAAAAAATTCGCCCGGGCAGAGTTCCCGGACAGGGCCCTGGAGTTTGACAGGGAAGAGACCTTTGACCTGGATCTCTGGCGAAAGGCCTGCGAGCTGGGTTTCGTCGGGGTGTTCATCGGAGAGGCATACGGCGGAGCCGGGTTGGGATTTTTTGAGCATTCCCTCATCTCCGAAGAGTTCTGGGCCGTGGATCCCGGCATCGGGCAGGCTATTCTCTCCACCACCTTCGGCTCAGAACTGCTCCTTCTCTATGGAACGGAAGAGCAAAAACAGTCCATCCTTCCCCGCCTGGTATCGGGCAAGGCCGTCATGGGAACGGCCATCACCGAGCCCAACGCGGGCTCGGACGTTGCAGGCGCCATGACCTCGGCCGCCAAGGATGGGCAGGAATGGGTCATCAACGGGAGCAAGATGTTCACAACAAACGGCACCATTGCCGATTTCATTCTCCTCTTTTGCAGGACGGATCCCGACAACCCCTCCCGCCACGGCCGCCACAGCTTCATCCTGGTGCCCACAGACACCGCAGGCTTCAAGGCCAAGAAGATCCGAGGGAAAATGGGTATTCGGGCATCGGACACGGCCGAGCTCTCCCTGACGGATGTCCGCGTCCCCCTGGATAATCTCGTGGGGAAAGAGGGCGAAGGATTCCGGCAGCTCATGGCCTTTTTCAACCGCACCCGTCCCCACGTGAGCGCCCAGGCCGTGGGCCTGGCCCGGGCCGCCCTGGAAGAGGCCCTTCGCCACACAAAGGAACGGCGTCAATTCGGACGCCCCCTTGCCTCTTTCCAGGTGACCCAGTTCAAGCTCGCGGAAATGGCGACCTGGATCCGTGCGGCGCGAAACCTTTACTACGAGGCCGCATGGAGCGTGGATCAGGGCAAGGTGGATCATGCCCTGATTGCCATGGCCAAGTGGTTTTCAGCGGAGACCGCCGTGCGTTGCGTTGACGAAGCCCTCCAACTCCACGGGGGATATGGATATATCGACGAGTACAGGATCAACCGTCTTTACCGGGCCGCCAAAATACTGGAGATCTATGAAGGCACCAAGGAGATGGAAAAGACCATCATTTCACGCTCCCTTATCGGATCGATATAA
- the gcvT gene encoding glycine cleavage system aminomethyltransferase GcvT: MTGDAELTKTPLNTWHKANGGQMIDFGGWEMPVQYKTGIIEEHLAVRKAGGLFDVSHMGRFRIKGKDRIAFLQHVLSNNAEALEPWQAQYTLVPNQEGGAIDDAYLYRFGEEDYLLVVNAANRGKVWDHFQEQARDFGDVRLEDHTHALGMIAFQGPGTKAVLEKAMEGGRLPEPMRNRLSEGIIAGTPVPIARTGYTGEPLCFELFPPADKTEAVWSALYEAGRDMGILPIGLGARDTLRLEAGMPLYGHELGLDPEGKEIPIFAITLAPMAVSFNPRKGSFVGREALERQFQALEKIRNGLLSSPPEALPRRIHPVAIQDKGIARQGDEVLLRGEKVGVVTSGTMIPYWIFEGEGATMTLTGKSARRAIALALVDSTLQPDTDLEISVRRRRLKGKIVRWHGRSEAPPYFRSIPVDFEKPKPGELLGQGMEKAEILLKKGIENHIWRQTRCINLIPSEQTPSPLVRLLSVSDPVGRYAEHRELLAAFEQEVFYYQGTDFIAWVEERLKAEMADYLGCPLVEVRPVSGQMANMTVFSAFVDFKNRTNRKREAERIRLAMNNHIGKGGHLSSQPMGALRDYIARDPLTDQYAVINFPVMEDNPYRIDVEATGKLLEQVNPEVIIFGKSMVLHPEPIAEIRKLVEGHRPRPLIMYDMAHVLGLVGPHFQEPFREGADIVTGSTHKTFFGTQRGVVGGDFEENTPGFELWEAIERRAFPGMVSNHHLGSLLGLLLATIEMNTFKDEYQAQVIRNAKAFARGLKEAGLQVEGDPECGYTETHQVILNVGYGKGPGVARILEMNNIIVNYQATPFDESFTASSALRMGVSEMTRFGMKEKDFEALAHLLAEAVRGKNVKEEIVKLRSRFLELGYCLDDGLLAPLKKQLIDTF, encoded by the coding sequence ATGACAGGGGATGCCGAACTCACAAAAACGCCGCTCAACACCTGGCACAAGGCCAACGGCGGTCAAATGATCGACTTCGGGGGATGGGAGATGCCGGTCCAGTATAAAACCGGCATCATTGAAGAACACCTGGCCGTCCGCAAGGCAGGCGGCCTTTTCGACGTGAGCCACATGGGCCGTTTCCGGATCAAGGGCAAGGACAGGATCGCCTTTCTCCAGCACGTCCTGAGCAACAATGCCGAGGCCCTCGAGCCGTGGCAGGCCCAGTACACCCTGGTGCCCAATCAGGAGGGGGGTGCCATCGACGATGCCTACCTTTACCGGTTCGGGGAAGAAGACTACCTGCTCGTGGTCAATGCGGCCAATCGCGGGAAGGTCTGGGACCACTTTCAAGAGCAGGCCCGGGATTTTGGTGATGTCCGCCTCGAGGACCATACCCATGCCCTCGGCATGATCGCCTTCCAGGGTCCCGGGACCAAGGCCGTCCTTGAAAAAGCCATGGAGGGAGGCCGACTGCCGGAACCCATGCGGAACAGGCTCTCGGAAGGGATCATCGCCGGGACTCCCGTACCCATAGCACGGACGGGTTACACGGGAGAACCCCTTTGCTTTGAGCTCTTTCCACCAGCCGACAAGACCGAGGCCGTGTGGTCGGCCCTTTATGAAGCGGGCAGGGACATGGGGATCCTGCCCATCGGGCTCGGGGCCCGGGACACCTTGAGACTGGAGGCCGGCATGCCCCTTTACGGCCACGAACTGGGGCTTGATCCGGAAGGCAAAGAAATCCCTATTTTCGCCATTACCTTGGCCCCCATGGCAGTGAGTTTCAACCCCCGGAAGGGGTCCTTCGTGGGCCGGGAGGCCCTTGAGCGCCAATTCCAGGCCCTTGAAAAGATCCGGAACGGCCTTTTGAGCAGTCCTCCAGAGGCCCTTCCCCGCCGCATTCATCCCGTTGCGATCCAGGACAAGGGAATCGCCCGCCAGGGGGATGAGGTTCTCCTGAGGGGGGAGAAAGTCGGAGTGGTGACCAGCGGTACGATGATTCCCTACTGGATCTTTGAAGGTGAGGGGGCCACCATGACCCTCACGGGGAAATCGGCCCGGAGGGCCATCGCCTTGGCCTTGGTGGATTCCACCCTCCAGCCCGATACGGACCTCGAGATCTCAGTGCGCAGGCGAAGGCTAAAGGGAAAAATCGTTCGCTGGCACGGCCGCTCCGAAGCCCCTCCATACTTCCGTTCGATCCCTGTGGATTTCGAAAAACCCAAACCAGGCGAACTCCTCGGGCAGGGCATGGAGAAGGCTGAAATCCTTCTTAAGAAAGGCATTGAAAATCACATCTGGAGGCAGACCCGGTGCATCAACCTGATCCCGTCTGAGCAGACCCCCTCTCCCCTGGTTCGGCTCCTGTCCGTGTCCGACCCAGTGGGCCGGTACGCCGAGCACAGGGAACTACTCGCCGCCTTCGAACAGGAGGTATTCTATTACCAGGGCACTGATTTCATCGCCTGGGTCGAGGAACGCCTGAAGGCGGAAATGGCCGACTACCTGGGTTGTCCCCTGGTCGAAGTGCGGCCGGTGAGTGGGCAGATGGCCAACATGACGGTCTTCAGCGCCTTCGTGGATTTCAAGAACCGCACAAACCGAAAGCGGGAGGCTGAACGAATCCGCCTGGCCATGAACAACCACATCGGCAAGGGCGGGCACCTGAGTTCACAGCCCATGGGGGCCTTAAGGGACTATATCGCCCGGGACCCCCTCACTGATCAATACGCCGTGATCAACTTCCCCGTCATGGAAGACAATCCTTACCGGATCGATGTCGAGGCCACCGGGAAGCTCCTTGAACAGGTGAATCCCGAGGTGATCATCTTCGGCAAAAGCATGGTGCTTCATCCCGAGCCGATTGCGGAGATCCGCAAACTCGTGGAAGGCCACAGGCCCCGCCCCCTGATCATGTACGATATGGCCCATGTCCTGGGGTTAGTGGGGCCCCATTTCCAGGAGCCTTTCAGGGAAGGGGCTGACATCGTCACCGGCTCCACCCACAAGACCTTCTTCGGGACCCAGAGGGGAGTGGTCGGAGGGGATTTCGAAGAAAATACCCCCGGCTTCGAGCTATGGGAAGCCATCGAACGGCGCGCTTTTCCAGGCATGGTGAGCAACCACCACCTCGGAAGTCTCCTTGGGCTCCTTCTCGCAACCATTGAGATGAACACCTTCAAGGACGAGTATCAGGCCCAGGTGATCCGAAACGCCAAGGCCTTCGCAAGGGGACTGAAGGAGGCGGGGCTTCAGGTGGAGGGGGATCCGGAGTGCGGCTATACCGAGACTCACCAGGTCATCCTCAACGTAGGTTACGGGAAAGGGCCAGGGGTTGCCCGCATCCTGGAAATGAACAACATCATCGTGAACTATCAGGCCACCCCCTTTGACGAGTCCTTTACCGCCAGCTCCGCGCTCCGCATGGGGGTCTCCGAGATGACCCGCTTCGGCATGAAGGAAAAAGATTTCGAGGCCCTGGCCCACCTCCTGGCCGAAGCCGTTCGGGGTAAGAACGTGAAGGAGGAGATTGTCAAGCTTCGTAGCCGTTTCCTGGAATTGGGCTATTGTCTCGATGACGGTCTACTGGCCCCCTTGAAGAAACAGCTCATAGATACCTTTTAG
- a CDS encoding electron transfer flavoprotein subunit alpha/FixB family protein, giving the protein MEEILVLAEHRQGQVRDITFEILTLANRLGIEREATVSVLLSCGGEAYPGEKELAASCDDLLVIGDEGLAHYNADHYLAVLERVLAERRPRFILMGHTSMGMDLAPSLAARLSIPLVTDCLEVEATSGGLQILRQMYGGKIQARISLKPSEQYLLTIRPGCFECRRGQGKSAHLKVLDSHDWTGLRGRRFLEYLETGPADVDIAEADILVSVGRGIGKPENIPLAQEFADAIGATLSCSRPVADEGWLPKSRQVGTSGKTVRPKVYIALGISGAYQHQAGMKNSGTIIAVNKDPQAPIFGFAHYGIIGDVMKVLPILKEKFA; this is encoded by the coding sequence ATGGAAGAGATCCTGGTGCTCGCCGAACACAGGCAGGGGCAAGTCAGGGATATCACTTTCGAGATCCTGACGCTTGCAAATCGACTAGGCATTGAGAGGGAGGCAACGGTCTCGGTCCTCTTATCCTGCGGAGGAGAGGCATACCCGGGTGAAAAGGAACTGGCAGCCTCCTGCGACGACCTCCTGGTCATAGGTGATGAAGGGCTTGCCCATTACAACGCCGACCACTACCTCGCTGTCCTTGAAAGGGTCTTGGCGGAAAGACGCCCCAGGTTCATCCTGATGGGACACACATCCATGGGGATGGACCTAGCCCCTTCCCTGGCCGCCCGGCTTTCCATCCCCCTCGTCACCGACTGCCTGGAGGTGGAGGCGACCTCCGGAGGGCTTCAGATCCTCCGCCAGATGTATGGGGGCAAGATCCAGGCCCGTATCTCCTTGAAACCCTCCGAACAATATCTCCTGACCATCCGGCCGGGGTGCTTTGAGTGTCGGCGCGGTCAAGGAAAATCGGCCCATCTCAAGGTGCTCGACTCCCATGACTGGACCGGCCTGAGGGGCCGCCGATTTCTGGAATACCTTGAAACCGGGCCGGCGGATGTGGATATTGCGGAAGCAGACATTCTGGTCTCTGTAGGACGCGGCATCGGGAAACCCGAAAACATTCCCCTGGCACAGGAATTCGCGGACGCCATCGGCGCCACCCTCTCCTGCTCCCGCCCCGTGGCCGACGAGGGATGGCTCCCTAAAAGCCGCCAGGTCGGGACATCGGGAAAGACCGTGAGGCCCAAAGTTTACATCGCCTTAGGGATCAGTGGGGCCTACCAGCATCAGGCGGGCATGAAAAATTCCGGCACCATCATCGCCGTGAACAAGGACCCCCAGGCTCCCATCTTCGGCTTCGCCCATTACGGCATCATCGGGGATGTCATGAAGGTACTGCCCATCCTTAAGGAGAAATTCGCCTGA
- a CDS encoding electron transfer flavoprotein subunit beta: MEIIVCIKQVPEVIDAELEIDRDGTDIDREDLEFDINEWDNYAVEEAVRIKERHGGKVTVVTLGDEESEDVLRQALAMGADEAIRIDWDGFEGSDAAGIARGLYRALKGVPFDLILTGVQASDDGWGQVGLTLAEYFGLPYASLVVGIEVEEGTVIATRELEAGIQEKVLLPLPALMTIQSGINIPRYVSITGIRSVRNVEIREVDAGDLGLGEEEIGAGASALESIALSLPEAGDGAEILKGSLEEVCEKVAWIIREKGGTA, from the coding sequence ATGGAGATCATCGTTTGCATCAAGCAGGTCCCCGAGGTGATCGACGCCGAACTGGAAATCGACCGGGACGGGACGGACATCGACAGGGAGGATCTGGAATTCGACATCAACGAATGGGACAACTACGCGGTGGAGGAGGCCGTTCGGATCAAGGAGCGCCACGGCGGAAAAGTCACGGTGGTGACCCTGGGTGACGAAGAGAGCGAAGACGTCCTCCGCCAGGCCCTTGCAATGGGGGCGGATGAGGCCATACGGATCGACTGGGACGGATTCGAAGGTTCTGACGCAGCCGGGATCGCCAGGGGACTATACCGTGCCCTCAAGGGTGTGCCCTTCGACCTCATCCTTACCGGGGTCCAGGCGTCTGATGACGGCTGGGGCCAGGTCGGTCTCACCTTGGCGGAATATTTCGGCCTCCCATACGCCTCCCTGGTGGTGGGGATAGAGGTGGAGGAGGGAACCGTGATCGCCACCCGTGAATTGGAGGCGGGAATCCAGGAGAAGGTTCTTCTTCCTCTTCCCGCCCTCATGACCATTCAGAGCGGGATCAATATTCCCCGCTACGTCTCCATCACCGGGATCCGCAGCGTGCGGAATGTGGAGATCCGGGAAGTTGATGCGGGCGATCTGGGTCTCGGGGAAGAAGAGATCGGCGCCGGAGCCTCGGCCCTTGAATCCATCGCCCTCTCCCTGCCGGAGGCAGGTGATGGTGCGGAGATCCTAAAGGGGAGTCTTGAAGAGGTCTGCGAAAAGGTCGCTTGGATCATTCGTGAGAAAGGAGGGACGGCATAA